The following nucleotide sequence is from Tardiphaga alba.
TCCGGGACTTGCTGGTCGAGGCCGGGCTACCGCGCCGCTGACATGACAGGCTCCGTCGATGACGGATATGCCGCACAGCCATACAGCACGAATTCGCATGTCTGCCGATAGCGCGCCGAGCAATCATTTGCGTCCGTCAGGGGAATGGCCTGACTGACGGCGCGGCCGCCGTCGGCAAGCGCCTGCGCGATCTCGGCGGCTGTGAAGCGGCCGGTCAGTTCGAGGCGATGCTGGCTTTGCAGGTCTGCGACAAGCTTTTCCAGTGCGGTCTGGAAATCGGCGCTCGTCCGAACCACGATGTCGCGGCAACGTCGGAATGCTTCAGCGGTCAGCTCGATCGTATGCGGTGACTGCGTCAGCATTTGCCGCGTTTCGCTGTAGCGCAGATCCACAACGCAGGCGACGATATCGAGCGCGCTGGCGCCTTCCTGGCGAAGTGCGGTGCCGGCAGCGATGGCCGTGGCGATGGCCTGTTCATTCCGAAACTGGACGGCTGCCCGGAATGCCTCTTCCTTATTGCTGAAATAGTAATACAGCGCGCGCTGCGTGAAGCCGCAGATACGGGCGAGGCCGACCATCGATAGTCCGGCATAACCGTGATCGAGGAAAGCTTGGTTGACCCTGAGCAACAAGTCGTGCCCGGGGGTGATCATCTTCTTGGCCATCGATCGTCGGGTATCCAGTCTAGAAGTCGGGCGAGAGGGAGCAAACGGGAATGATGAAAATCGCGTTGCTTGAAAAACCCGCTGATCGCGCAAAGGTATCGGCCGTGGCCAACTTCACTTCGCGTGTCTCGACTTCGGTCACCTTCGGCAGGAGAAATCCGCTTCCGGATCGTGCATCTGCCGACGCAAAGGTGGGTCTGAAAAAACCGAATAGATTCTGAATATTCTGAAATATGCGATTTTGGCGCGAAATTGTCGAGCAGTTCTAAGGCGTCTTGTCCACAGATGCGCGCGTGATGCCGGTTCCATGTGCGCCGGTTTCAGTTGTCATGGACCGCGATACAGCCACAGGGCGCCGTCGATCTTTGCTGATCAGTGCCTCTAGCCACGCTTTGCCCGCGACAAATGAAATGTGACGCAGCCTTGCGGCAGATTGCGCGTCGATCTGCCCGTCA
It contains:
- a CDS encoding TetR/AcrR family transcriptional regulator — protein: MAKKMITPGHDLLLRVNQAFLDHGYAGLSMVGLARICGFTQRALYYYFSNKEEAFRAAVQFRNEQAIATAIAAGTALRQEGASALDIVACVVDLRYSETRQMLTQSPHTIELTAEAFRRCRDIVVRTSADFQTALEKLVADLQSQHRLELTGRFTAAEIAQALADGGRAVSQAIPLTDANDCSARYRQTCEFVLYGCAAYPSSTEPVMSAAR